The following is a genomic window from Pedobacter sp. KBS0701.
AATCAATGGGAATCAAAGCAACAGTTGTTGAACCAGGTTATTTCAGAACTGCGTTTCTAACAGAAGGATCATTAGCAGTGCCAGGTTCGCCAATCGATGCCTACAAAGAGGTACGCGAATCGCAGGCTGCACATCAGAACGACATCAACAACCAACAACCTGGTGATCCGGCAAAGGCGGTTGAGGTAATTATTGAAGCCGCAAAAAGCGAAAATCCGCCGCTACATTTATTCCTTGGGCCTGATGCTTATCAGGTTGCGGATGCGAAAATTGCGGATGTACAAAGAGATATGGCCAATTGGAAATATCTGGCAACCGCTACCAATTTTGATGAGCTTAGTGCGTAGTATTTGGATCAATTGTCATTTCGACTGAAGCGCAGCGAAACGTAGAAATCTTTGAACTATATTTATTAGATAGTTTAAAGATTTCTCTAATGCAATCAAAAATGACGATTTATCTTAAGCACTTGCCATGGCTAACGTCTCTACAAACAGTTTTTGGTAAGCCACTAACTATGGGGTTATCCATCCTAGCTGTGGTTCGTGTCTCCAAGAACCATTGTATTTTTGCCACGGAAACACAGAGGACATGGAAAACTCATCTGACAAATGCACATTCGCTATTCAAACTTAAATAGCAGCACAAGCCCAAATACATAAACCTGATCGTAACGAACACGAGTGCAACGAGTAAAGTGGAGAGCAGGACTAACCCAAACCAATGAAAGCAGGAACCTGCTTTCCAAATAACCGGCTAACATTCATAACTTTTCTATTAAACAAACCTGTTAAAAGATTTTGCTTCACAGCCCTTCCGGTTCTCCTCTGCATTGGCAAGGACGACCCGCTTCATTCCAATTAGTTTTATTACATTCGCCAAAAATTCAGTATCAATATGTCTTTAGTACAAGAATTACAGACCCGTTCGGGCAATAAATGCGAATTATGCACCGCCGAAACCAATTTATCGGTATACGAAGTCCCTCCAACCAGCAATGCAAATAGCGATAACAGTATTTTAGTTTGTAAAACCTGCTTAGATCAGCTTGAAAAAACGGAACAGCTTGTCCCAAACCATTGGAAAATATTAACTGAAACCATGTGGTCGGAATTTCCCCCGGTACAGGTTGTTGCCTGGAGAATGTTGAGCAGATTAAGAAACGAAGGCTGGGCTGCAGATAGCCTGGATATTTTATACCTTGAGGATGAAACTTTAGAATGGGCTAAAAAAACAGGTGACCATGAGCTGGATGGAACAGTAGAATTCCACCAGGACAGTAATGGCACACGTTTATTTGAAGGCGATACTGTAGTTTTGGTTAAAACGCTGGACGTTAAAGGCTCAACTTTGAGCGCTAAATTGGGTACGGTAGTTAAAAATATCCGGTTAGTCCACGATAACACTGAACAAATTGAGGGTAAAGTCGAAGGACAAACTATTGTAATTTTAACGAAATACCTTCGCAAAGGATAAGATTCTAATTGGTTCCAGAACCTGTACTTAAGCTGTGTTCCATCCAAACCCTTTTTTATTTTTGCTGAGACTGTCAAGCAGTTCAGACTAAAACACCCGAAGAACGCGGAAGTATCATGATTTTATTTATAAATGGAATCGAATTTAACCGAAAAAGAATTGCGTTTGGCTGCATTCATCAGTGAAATCTCAGAAAACTGCTATTCTGCTGGTTGGATGCACAATTTAGAATATGTTTTATGGCATGCGGTAATAAATGGACCAAGAAAAATATGGACAATCTTACATCACCGAAGCTGATATCTCCAAATTAATTAAGCTTGCTACAGATGCAGATGCCTGGATCGTATATGATGACGATAAAGAGGAAAAAGCCTTGAGCTTAAAAGAATGGACAGAAAAGTTTAAAAATGATATGGAGCAAAACAAAGAAATTATAAAAGGTTAATAAAACTATTATTTGGTAAGCCTCCAACTATGGGGTTATCTATCCTAACCGTGTCGTGTCTTCACGTACCACTGTATTTTGCCATGGAAGCTCGGAGCAAGCGGAAAATCCATCTGACAGATGCATCGCTATTAAATCTTAAATAGCAGTACCAGCCTAATTTATTAAACCTGATCGGAACAAACACGAGTGCAACGAGTAAAGTGGAGAGCAGGGCCAACCCCAACCTGTAAAAACAGGAACCTGCTTTCCAAATCTTAAAATTTAAACCAGATGATTACCCCTTGTTTTC
Proteins encoded in this region:
- a CDS encoding alkylphosphonate utilization protein, whose product is MSLVQELQTRSGNKCELCTAETNLSVYEVPPTSNANSDNSILVCKTCLDQLEKTEQLVPNHWKILTETMWSEFPPVQVVAWRMLSRLRNEGWAADSLDILYLEDETLEWAKKTGDHELDGTVEFHQDSNGTRLFEGDTVVLVKTLDVKGSTLSAKLGTVVKNIRLVHDNTEQIEGKVEGQTIVILTKYLRKG